TTGGGAGAAAGGTGCGACTGGTGCTCAAGAGACTATCCTGTAATTTCCGGCAAGTTGGAAGATTGTCTAACAGATTGAACTTTGAAACTTCAAGCCTTGAATACGACCAATCCAAAAATCAAACTTTTAAGGTCAATTAGCACGCTTAATAgtgaaaaaaaaatatgcaataaTGTTGCACTGACAAGATCTGTTAAACTAAATTGGAAGCACGGTGGACAGTTCGATAACCGAGTAGGAATCAACGTTTTCCTCCACCACCTCCGAGCTTAGGTCCTTTCGAAGCTTGACCTCTTGGTGCACTTCTTGTCTGCGTCTTCTGTGTCTTTGCAGCCAATTCAACCTTCTTTGCGTTCTTCTCATCTTTAGTTTTCTTGATTCGCTCTTTGATTTCGCTGCAAAATTATCACATACACAGCATATTGTTTTAACagttgcataaaagaacaaacctTTGAAAGTTCATACCGATCAAAGATTTATCCAAAAATATTTCATTAGTTTGCTAATTATAGTGCATTCATACAGTTTAAACTCTAACATGGAACAAAAAAGTTCTTATATTTCAAATGGCAAAATAGGACAGTGCCTagtttttagtaaaattttggGCTAAAATATGAACTGTAAAATCTTAACATGCAGTCTCTGATTTCTACATATATAATGCTTTTAATAACTAGCTAATTGACTTTAAATCATAGTTGTCAAAATGACGCTGAATTACCAAGTTCAAACTTGTTCGAGTGCATTCCTTAGTAACAGTATGCCAATTCACTTATTTTTAGGGTATCCAGGAAAGGTTATGTCAGTAACTATGAAAACAGTACTAGTTTAGGCAAAACTAGTTTAGGCCTCTGCAAGTATGCATAAAATTTAAAAAAGCTACTATAACATAAACATCAATTGAAAAAGTGTAATTAAGAATTCTGACAGTAAGAAACGAACAACCAACAAGAACCTAGTAGAAGAAGATAGTAACAAGGTCTGCATACCGCAATGCAGCTTCCCTTGCAGCATTTCGTACCTCTGGCTTCTCAGACCTCTTCTTCTGAATTACCTCTAGAGTAGCACCAACAATAGACCTAGAATAAGGCTTTTTTGTGGTCCGGCGCTTCTTCTTCACAGCTTCAGCATGAATATCCTAAAACGTAGAAATAAGTGATCAGCTGCTTTAGAGCATcatacaaacataaaatataCTAAATCACCTTCTTATGCTGCTTTCGGTACATTGCTGTCCAGCAGAGCTTTGCAGGCTTAAGTCGGTTGTGAAAGTACCTCTTGCATTTTGAATTGGAAAAAAGAAAGACCTGCAGTAACAAGTAGATAAACGTTGGAAAACAATTTCAGTATCCTTCACATGGGAGCtaattagtaattttaaattcagcatTCACAGCCATACTTAAGCAGTAGGATTTTTTTCATACTGGATTCAGGCAATAAACCCAGCCTAATTGTTAGGCAAGGAAGTTGATAATCAAATGAAGATTTATCCATTTAGAATGTTGCAGCAGTGACTTATATTATGTCGCATGGATGATGATGAACAACTACGTTATAATGATACAAGTGGTTCACCTGAGAATCTGAACGCACAAAACGAATACCCTTTCCAGGATATATCTTGGCACCACTGAAGCGGCAGAGCTCAGTTCTATGCATAAATCAGAGAGAAAAAACCATGAGTATGTCAGCAAGTTTCACATAATAGGAACAACCAGATGCTACATCTTATGAAGGcacaaacaagaaacataaacacAGTCAAAAATGCTAGATATCATCTGTTGTAAGGTGCAATTAGATCACTAAAACTAATGAGTAATCCTTCTCTAACATAACAATTTTTTCCAAGTACCTTTTGAAAGAGTTGAGGAATTGAAAATCTTAAAGTACCTCAATTCTGGAAAATTACAAGGGCCTAAATGAACAGAAGTACCATGAGCAGAAAATAAGAGGAACATATTTTCTCTTATCCGTGCAAAAATTGTTCTTCTATTTCATTCTTTTTCGATCAGATAATTTACTGTTTCTTTGCTTATAATTCAAGCACTATGCATCTTCCATCGGGATCCAGAAGAAAACTAACATGATATAGCAATTCATAACTCTAATACATGTTTCAACATAAAAGTATCTGCCTCACATTCCTACTATCAACGCAACTAAAATGTAAAAACAGTcaaaggaagaagttttaaacttTCATGAACTCTTCCTTGTCATCAGAATAATACATTTTGTTCAAACATCACGAATTACGAGGGAAGTGCTATCCTTTCGTGTTAGAGCGTCGTCCATTTCCTCACGCTTACATGCAAGTCAGAGACTCTAGAATTTTTTTATACTCGAAATGCCGCTACAACAATGAAAAGCTAGATAATGCAATGCTAACGCTTCTTATATTAATCAAATCAACCAACAAGAGCTCAAATGCTACCAAAAAAAAGGTTGCATCTCAAAGATCTAATAAAAGCCTTCCGAAACGAATCAAAAAGCAATACTTTTGACGACCCCCATAAACCAGATCACGCTAGCTCAGAAAAAATAGAACCCGTATACTGGAATCGAAAAGAGTAAGAGAAGAAAGAATCGTACTTAAGAACCATGGCTGCCGCGGCTCTGCTACCCCCCGCTCACAGGACGGAAACCCTAATGAGACCCATTTATAGTAAACTTAGGACCAAGCCGAGTAGAGAGTTTTAGCGCCTCTGTGCTAAATTTACTAGAATGCCATTGTGGACCTTGGGCCGTTGGACCGCTTGCCGGCCCAATCTAATGATTAAAAAAAGGATTTTAGAGTATTTTCTATTAATTTCCCTAACAAATAtaaattaaaagatttttttatttaagagGGGTTATGATAATAAGTAGATGTTTAAGAGTAAAGCTATTTGCTCGAACTAATATATATCTAATTAGTAAAATTTGTAAAGAATTTTGAAGAATCTATCtagtctttttttttaattagtgtcttataatttaacatttttttatatatttataatagtGCATATTCAAGTAAGATAACTTAAGATAATATTGCAAATCATGTTAAATGGAATCATAAAGTGACATAATAGAATCATTAAATTAGTTTACATAATTAATCTCAGACAATACAAGTTTGGATGTCTAATGATGATGCAATAGTTCTTCAATGGCTTCTCCAATCTCTTGAGCAGTAACAGCTTTAGGAGGAGGTGGGCGAGGATTGCGAAGGCAGTCTGTAAGCCTTTGAGCAAAATCAGCAGCAGATTGGAAGCGAAAGAAAATGAGAGCAATCTGTCCAAGGACTCCGCCGGTGAGTGTCAATATCGAAAGAGGTTCCATTGTAAATATAATGAAAATGTATGTCTTTAGGATAATCTATCGGAAAGAAAAGTAATGAATCTTGTGTGATTGTAAAGAGGATGCACAAGTGCTGCTTTTATAGTGTTAGAAAAGGCTAAAAGAGAAAGGAAGAAGCTAATTTTAAGCAATTATGTAAGAACAAACTTGTTTGATTAGATTGTAGATATCAACTAAAATTGTAAGAAAATAGGAGTTAGTTAAGAGATTTTCTCCCGTTTTTAgtctattaataattaattatcacATCACTTTCTATAAAATCATATTAATGGGCAAGAATGATTAGTAGTCCAAGTCAGTCCATTCACCCCTCACCCTTATACAACCAGAATTGTCAAATAAATCGGTCCATGGTGAGATAGGATAAACTAATCCGTCAAAAATCCATCATCTGATGAGATGGGCAAGAAATCTCTAACCTAACTCAATATGAGTTACAGTTATATGATCAAcccattaaaaaaatataaatataataaaatatatagaaaaatttataaattcatacCATTGAATTTGatcatttcaaaactaaatatttttaaaattttaataaaatttctaattttttattttaactttcactttaaaatatatataatcataaATCCATATGTTATAatccaattttaaaatttatttttccatctCAATCCTTAGGCCAACGTGTGTAGTAGAAAAGTCCTTCTGAGAGGCTTTGGCAAAGATCAAGGCTGAGACCTGAAGTCGAAATGCTGAACTCGAGATAATCTAAAGCGtataattatttttcttaaagagTTTATTGCCCCTACTATTTTGCTAGACCGGGTTATAATAGGCAATCTCTTCTAGGTTACAATAGATTCTCAAACAATAAAATAACAAGTTCTTTGGTTGTTTACACAAGAATAGAGAATGATTGTAATTAGTTTAACATGATCAAGAacacttatttatagagttcttaCAATTAGCCATGAAAGGATACAATCATTCATTAGTCATGCTGGTTCATAAAAAAACACAACCATTCGCAATACAACCATTGGTTACAAAGGGATACAATTGTTCATATGTTAAACATTGTTTACAATGAAAATCGTTGATCATAAAAGGATGCAACTTTTCAAAATGCAAACTAAACCTCAACATTCTCCCACTTAGTTTGCAATGTAACTCCAAACTAACACTTACtgatatcatacataaaagaAAGTGACTTTCATCTTAAACTCTCTTATAAGGTAAATAAGTCACGAGTCCATGGCAAATGATTGGTGGCTCATTGCTTAAACTAATATTCAACCATGCCATAAACTTATCACACATATGAACCATCAAACACATTCTCTTATTCACACACTTTTAAGCACATTTACTGGCTATGTGCTGATCCTAGTTTCATAATCATTTACAAAACTTTACCCCATAAGTTTATTAAAAGCGACACCACTTCTTATAATTATATAGGTGGATATTATCTCTAAGTCTTattaattaacctaataaaacaCTTATGATATAATTCCATTAAGAACCTAAATTCAACCTACTCACTTAAGAGTAACAAAATATGCACCTTGAACTTAGAATGGTATACACGGACTAGGTGCTCACAATCATTTAATAACTTATTTTTACCCTTTAAACCTCTCAATCTAGGATGTACTAGAAGGAGGTTGGGTTCTCATCATTAAATAACTTTAGATTAGGGGGTTCAATCCTATTATGGATGTTGTCAAACTCACCAAATCTCTTTCTAGAGGTTTGGTAAACAGATCCGCTAAATTCTTATGTGTTCTAACAAACACAATAGAGACAACATCATTATTAAGCATTTCTCTAATAAATGCATGTCTCAAACTAATATGTCTAGATTTTCCATTGTACACTTTGTTCAATGCTCTAAGCATACTATCTTCACTATCACAATAcatggtgatcctgtccgaaccaggggtcaacgaacgctgggaacgtggcgctccctggtgaatcctcgagtgctccggcgaacctgcaacaaaaccgagccgggaggggtgtcccggcgacggccctccgacgctcaagtcagacgagGGAATAGATGAAGGAAGTGGCTCAAAGATGAAGACTcgtgtatctccggttgaagaagtggaggccttatatagacttctgaggaggctgatgtacatataccgaggcacacacacgtgtcctcaacccatacccagtatgggcttgtcagaggagcttgcctgactccttactgctacagtacgagcacgtctttgatgggacagtgagcatgtctttgatgggacaatgagcccatgtccttgatgggacagtgagcctgtctttgatgggacagtgagcccatgtccttgatgggacagtgagcccatgtcttaggatcctgcatatcatctgctgtcagaagatgttcctatccttgccttttcttactccccgtcaatcgtccgaccggtcggccgtttcctcgcgtccggccgatcggatgttctgatccgcgcgggagcttccgggtcatgtgctctggactgttcgcagcgttgatgttttattccttcggccaagaaggccctctgctcggcctttcctactgttcatcatgagcgtcggaaccccgcctCCGGCGGGGtatattgcttccgctcggaagcctcagctggtcgtcgccctccttatccgctcggccaaggcctttggccctcctcgcggcgttgactctgctaaatggggtcccccattcttactaccggatcacttgcctcctcttcaagtctagtcgaaggaggcagtgagtccgactgactggactatgtgtccgaacgGGCGGTCGTCATCTTACCGCCGCTTATGATATACCtagagccgttcggccctcataACTCATCacccgctcggctcttcgttctgAATGTCTGGGCCTCcagcgtggatgtttgcttgtctaaatcttctcgaaaatcgcaCAAATCTtttccattaagtcgaagcatgcgcggcatgggcgcattaattgcgcctggtgacagagtgccacgtggctcttctcgcgtggcggtgatgatccgtatgATGGGACgcgattactttgaaatggacggttagatgataacctcgtctctcgtgacttgcatccgacggacgaggtcgatcagcctcgttcgcataaagccttcgtctccACCCTTACGCCGCATTTCTCTGTTTCATCGCTcgtcctccgtcgaaggtgcccgcggctgcTTCATTCCGGTTGTCCTAGCTTTcgcctcttggtggttttcggctttctggtgatctTCTCCGTTCACCtttcctcagtaagcttctcccttcctttcgttcggcctttcctTTTCGCGTGGAACTCCTTTCGTTCCCCTGCTTGCGAACTCTTGtctgtcctccgtttccgagtttccttcggcttccttctttctttttcttgatacTTCAGTCATGGCAAGTACTTCCGTACCCACTGTggatgttcatggcccttggtatatgaccatggagagtcggtttgatgaagagggtgctcggcgtcttgttcggacgtatgggatccctgatgaccatgaaataattatagccgacccggccgatcggccccataacccgccgatcggtaccatttgcttttttctggaccaatttcagggcggccttagatttcctacccatccctttattttggaggtttgtaattatttccgcatcccgctcggccaacttgtgccgaactcctttaggttgctgagcgggatggttgtcctctttaagctgcacagtatcccacttgaccccaaaatattccacttcttcttctaccccaaacaatccgagctaggcactttcattttccaaagtagaataggctttaaattttttgataatatgtcgacttccaacaagcactggaaggagtttttcttctatatccgacttcccgagcggccaacattcagaaccaaatggcagaccgctgtgccgacccagctggagctcggcaaattcagaagcaatccggcctaccttcatgcggcgaactggttgtcttgtcagcggtacaaaatcgaccagttgcttctcaagggggtgttatacattttcggattatctcccgttcgggctaatctcccctaccgcatgagtaaggactttttactctcttcaccttttttgtctaactgattttaatttcttccattgcagctgaagtcatgtggcgctccaaggccaccgatcatctgaagttgaaggccgtggaaattgaggcggcgactaaaaaagaactcgccgagtgGAGCTAccggagagggggggacgcagtccgcccctgaaacagaagttaccccatccgcttcaacggaagTTGAGGCGGACCCTGTTTCCTCTGCCCCAGCCGAGCTGGGGGtcccccaggtcggggatcccccactggaagttcggcgaaaacgtcaaagagactccagccttccgccgacccaagagggtgttggttgctactcggaaaacctataggttccactgtacaaaaattttgtacaaaggtctgaaccttttcctagctaccatgtgttcttttaaattaaattttggatcgcctgcggaacttaacacgtttgatccaaaacttaacctatttgttctttt
This region of Zingiber officinale cultivar Zhangliang chromosome 9A, Zo_v1.1, whole genome shotgun sequence genomic DNA includes:
- the LOC122021772 gene encoding 60S ribosomal protein L24, with amino-acid sequence MVLKTELCRFSGAKIYPGKGIRFVRSDSQVFLFSNSKCKRYFHNRLKPAKLCWTAMYRKQHKKDIHAEAVKKKRRTTKKPYSRSIVGATLEVIQKKRSEKPEVRNAAREAALREIKERIKKTKDEKNAKKVELAAKTQKTQTRSAPRGQASKGPKLGGGGGKR